In a single window of the Rhizobiaceae bacterium genome:
- a CDS encoding glutamate synthase subunit beta, giving the protein MGKVTGFLEIDRQVHKYQPASDRIRHFREFTLPMSDKEVEKQAARCMDCGIPFCHGPTGCPIHNQIPDWNDLVYNGDWEQAIRNLHSTNNFPEFTGRICPAPCEEACTLNLEDIPVAIKTVEQALADKAYETGYVRPYPAERKTGKKVAIIGSGPSGMAAAQQLGRAGHDVHVYERESRPGGLMRYGIPDFKMEKHYIDRRVVQMSGEGVTFHCGVNVGVDKKVEDLLAEHDAVLYCGGSETPRPAGIPGADLHGVHDAMPYLVQQNRRVGGEDIQSVAWQSEPIVAGGKHVVVVGGGDTASDCVGTAFRQGAVRVTQLDIRPQPPEKEDKLAVWPYWATKMRTSSSQAEGAQREFQVATLEFIGEDGELTGVKCCEVDEKRKPIAGTEFVIRADLAFIAIGFAGPIQGGVTAELEGKLDIATDARRSQNVSANDQDYRTNIDRLYAAGDVRRGQSLVVWAIREGRQAAAAIDETLMGSTVLPR; this is encoded by the coding sequence ATGGGCAAGGTAACAGGTTTCCTTGAGATCGACCGGCAGGTGCACAAGTACCAGCCCGCATCGGATCGCATCAGGCATTTTCGCGAGTTCACGCTTCCGATGTCCGACAAGGAGGTTGAGAAACAGGCTGCCCGCTGCATGGATTGCGGCATTCCGTTCTGCCATGGGCCGACGGGTTGCCCGATCCACAACCAGATCCCCGACTGGAACGATCTCGTATACAATGGCGACTGGGAGCAGGCGATCCGCAACCTGCACTCGACCAACAATTTTCCCGAGTTCACCGGACGCATCTGCCCCGCGCCCTGCGAGGAAGCGTGCACCCTGAACCTCGAGGACATTCCGGTCGCCATCAAAACTGTCGAGCAGGCGCTTGCCGACAAGGCGTATGAAACCGGCTATGTGCGCCCCTACCCTGCGGAAAGAAAAACGGGAAAGAAGGTTGCAATCATCGGCTCCGGTCCTTCCGGAATGGCCGCCGCCCAGCAGCTTGGCCGGGCGGGGCACGACGTTCATGTCTACGAACGCGAAAGCCGTCCCGGCGGGCTGATGCGCTACGGGATTCCCGACTTCAAGATGGAAAAGCACTATATCGACCGACGCGTCGTGCAGATGTCCGGCGAGGGCGTGACCTTCCATTGCGGCGTCAATGTCGGTGTGGACAAGAAGGTCGAGGACCTTCTGGCCGAACATGACGCAGTGCTCTACTGCGGCGGGTCTGAAACACCTCGCCCCGCTGGCATTCCGGGCGCAGACCTGCATGGCGTGCATGACGCCATGCCCTATCTGGTTCAGCAGAACCGGCGCGTCGGGGGCGAAGACATCCAGTCTGTCGCCTGGCAGTCCGAACCCATAGTCGCGGGCGGCAAACATGTCGTCGTGGTTGGCGGCGGCGATACGGCGTCCGACTGCGTCGGAACGGCGTTCCGGCAGGGAGCGGTGCGTGTCACACAGCTCGACATCCGCCCGCAGCCGCCCGAAAAAGAAGACAAGCTGGCGGTCTGGCCCTACTGGGCGACAAAAATGCGCACCTCGTCTTCGCAGGCCGAAGGCGCGCAGCGCGAATTTCAGGTCGCTACGTTGGAATTCATCGGCGAGGACGGGGAACTGACCGGCGTGAAGTGCTGCGAGGTCGATGAAAAGCGCAAGCCTATCGCAGGCACCGAATTTGTGATCCGGGCCGATCTTGCCTTCATCGCCATCGGCTTTGCAGGTCCGATCCAGGGCGGCGTCACCGCCGAACTGGAGGGCAAGCTCGATATCGCCACGGACGCGCGACGTTCGCAGAATGTGTCGGCCAATGATCAGGACTATCGCACCAACATCGACCGCCTTTACGCGGCGGGCGACGTTCGGCGTGGTCAATCGCTGGTCGTCTGGGCGATCCGCGAAGGCCGCCAAGCGGCAGCAGCCATTGACGAGACGCTGATGGGATCGACGGTCCTGCCCCGCTAG
- a CDS encoding FkbM family methyltransferase encodes MFVAATDTDVGRSLVEYGEWSQSEITLLEQLIRPGATALDVGANVGYHTLALSKAVGPTGRVVSFEPQPGIFQLLSANVAINQLSNVTALNVALGEKRGFVDIPPYTYENPGNFGALRLQKMLREENAEIVYTPISVQRLDDIALAQNASVIKMDVEGMELSILQGAPKLLSKNRPAMLLENNDRGESSEKLLNFLMSMEYECFWQYSKIYSRENYRQNPINRFAEFGSFNNLAIPREFVGRVEGLQKVQSISEHPSAITLRR; translated from the coding sequence ATGTTCGTCGCTGCTACGGACACCGACGTCGGTCGCAGCCTGGTAGAATATGGCGAGTGGTCGCAAAGCGAAATCACCCTGCTCGAACAGTTGATCCGACCCGGCGCGACCGCGCTGGATGTGGGCGCAAATGTCGGATATCACACGCTTGCACTGTCGAAAGCCGTAGGCCCCACGGGAAGGGTCGTATCATTCGAGCCTCAGCCCGGCATATTCCAGTTGCTCTCGGCCAATGTCGCCATCAACCAGCTCAGCAACGTCACCGCCCTTAATGTTGCTCTGGGTGAGAAGCGCGGCTTTGTGGACATCCCGCCATATACATATGAGAACCCCGGAAATTTTGGCGCTTTGCGGCTGCAAAAGATGCTCAGGGAAGAGAACGCGGAAATCGTCTACACACCAATCTCCGTTCAACGCCTGGATGATATCGCATTGGCGCAAAATGCGTCAGTGATAAAAATGGACGTGGAAGGAATGGAGCTTTCCATACTTCAGGGTGCGCCGAAACTGCTGAGTAAAAACAGACCCGCAATGTTGCTCGAAAATAACGACCGTGGCGAGAGTTCAGAAAAATTGCTGAACTTCCTCATGTCTATGGAATACGAGTGCTTTTGGCAGTACTCAAAGATCTATAGTCGAGAGAACTACAGACAGAACCCGATCAACAGGTTTGCCGAGTTCGGGAGCTTTAACAATCTTGCGATTCCGCGAGAATTTGTGGGCAGGGTTGAAGGGCTGCAAAAAGTGCAAAGCATATCTGAGCATCCT